The sequence below is a genomic window from Candidatus Eisenbacteria bacterium.
TCTGCGTCGTGAACCGGATCGTGACGCGCCCCTTCGCCGGATTCGGCATTCCGAGCATCTGCGGGGTCGCCGTGAGGAGCTCGTCCAGTGGAACGGAAACCGAGGCCACCGCAGGGTCGCTCTGCGCGGCGCCCGCGGTGGCGCGGAGCGAGTACTCGTACTGCTCCCCGCCGGTGACCGTGGTGTCGGTCCAGCTCGTCTGGCCCGCGCCGCCGCTCCAGACGAGGGGGGCGGTCGCGGCGCCTCCCGCTCTTCGATAGAGCGCGTATCCCGTGGTGACGCCGTCCGTCGCCTCGTCCCACGCGAGCCTCACCGCCCCGGGGATCAGCGTCGCCTGGAATCCGGACGGGGTGGCCAGCGCTCCCGGGAAGAGGATCGTGCTCTTCACCGCCACGTTCGAGTACTCCGACCAGTTCGGCACCTCGTCCGCCGTTCGGAGCACGAAGTAGTAGGTCCTTCCCGAATCCAGGTTGGCCACCTCGAACGTGTGGCGCGTTCCGGGCGCCAGCGGAGCGGGCGGGGCGCCGACCTGGATCGCGTTGCTCCACCACGTGTCCATGTTGCCC
It includes:
- a CDS encoding FlgD immunoglobulin-like domain containing protein; translation: GNMDTWWSNAIQVGAPPAPLAPGTRHTFEVANLDSGRTYYFVLRTADEVPNWSEYSNVAVKSTILFPGALATPSGFQATLIPGAVRLAWDEATDGVTTGYALYRRAGGAATAPLVWSGGAGQTSWTDTTVTGGEQYEYSLRATAGAAQSDPAVASVSVPLDELLTATPQMLGMPNPAKGRVTIRFTTQTPDGSAGRVRLVIYDLSGRRIRSLVDESLSPGEHAVDWTCSSDAGNLVAPGVYHAILDAPGGRQILNLAILP